A section of the Prevotella melaninogenica genome encodes:
- a CDS encoding YfhO family protein — translation MKTWKRFLPDVVVVVLFAVISFAYFFVPVTQGKILYRHDASAGVGSAQEMTEYQNRTGEATRWTNAIFGGMPTYQMSPSYQSTDGLSQVMNAYHLWLPENVWFLFVYLLGFYILLRAFDFRQSLAALGSIMWAFSSYFLIIIAAGHLWKVMALAYLPPMIAGVVLAYRGRYLSGFIVTAIFTAFEVKANHVQMTYYYLFIILFMVIGYLVQAVREKQLAGFLKATGVLAVAALIGVLINLSSLYHTWQYQKESMRGKSELLKADGANQTSSGLDRDYITQWSYGIDETMTLLVPDAKGGASVPLSQSSTAMSKVDPQIQSMIPQLYDAFPQYFGTQPGTSGPVYVGAFVLFLFILGLFIVKGTTKWALLAATILSILLSWGHNFMGFTNFFLDYIPMYAKFRTVASILVIAEFTIPLLAALTLKRLVEEPELLGQKMKYAYISLALTAGVAVLVAVFPDMMGPFVNDQERQMINSIQGMDGNTAGTILANISAMRAAMVSSDAWRSVIVILIGFALLFVYKMKKLRADYMVAGLLVLCLVDMWQVDKRYLNDEMFVPKSERDMPQQPTAADLEINKDKSLDYRVLNFASNTFNENETSYFHKSIGGYHPAKLRRYQEMIDAYIAPEMQKTMQAIAAAGGNMQAVDGAKTFPVLNMLNTKYFILPLQGGTTAPIQNPYAQGNGWFVNKLTYVNDANAEYAEVGKIDVRHEAVADKKFEAALGQAKANDSTATVKLDKYEPNNLQYTVNSKNGGVVVFSEVYYPGWTATIDGQPAELGRVNYILRAVSVKPGKHTVVLDFHPTSISTTETIAYISIVILLLAIAGAGYMEWKKK, via the coding sequence ATGAAAACTTGGAAAAGATTTCTACCCGATGTAGTGGTAGTCGTGTTGTTTGCGGTCATCTCGTTCGCTTACTTCTTCGTACCCGTCACTCAGGGTAAGATTCTCTATCGCCACGATGCCTCAGCAGGTGTCGGTTCGGCACAGGAAATGACAGAGTACCAGAACCGTACAGGTGAGGCAACACGCTGGACAAACGCCATCTTCGGTGGTATGCCTACCTATCAGATGTCGCCATCGTATCAGTCAACAGACGGACTTTCGCAGGTGATGAACGCTTATCACCTTTGGTTGCCTGAGAATGTATGGTTCCTTTTTGTCTATCTCTTAGGTTTCTATATTCTGCTGCGAGCCTTCGACTTCCGACAGTCGTTGGCAGCCTTGGGTAGTATCATGTGGGCGTTCTCGTCCTACTTCCTCATCATCATTGCTGCTGGTCACCTCTGGAAGGTAATGGCGTTGGCTTATCTTCCACCGATGATTGCCGGTGTTGTCTTGGCTTATCGTGGGCGTTATCTGTCCGGATTCATTGTGACAGCCATCTTCACAGCCTTTGAAGTAAAGGCCAACCACGTGCAGATGACCTATTACTATCTGTTTATCATCCTCTTTATGGTCATTGGCTATCTCGTGCAAGCCGTTCGTGAGAAGCAACTTGCAGGCTTCCTCAAGGCTACGGGCGTATTGGCTGTAGCGGCATTGATTGGTGTTTTAATCAATCTCTCAAGCCTTTACCACACATGGCAGTATCAGAAAGAGAGTATGCGTGGCAAGAGCGAGTTGCTGAAAGCTGATGGTGCAAACCAGACAAGTTCAGGACTTGATCGCGACTATATCACTCAGTGGAGTTATGGTATTGATGAGACAATGACCTTACTCGTGCCTGATGCAAAGGGTGGAGCGAGTGTTCCATTGAGCCAAAGCAGTACGGCTATGTCGAAGGTTGACCCACAGATACAGTCAATGATTCCACAGCTCTACGACGCTTTCCCACAGTATTTCGGCACACAGCCGGGTACGAGCGGGCCTGTTTACGTCGGTGCATTCGTTCTCTTCCTCTTCATCTTAGGCCTTTTCATCGTGAAGGGTACAACGAAGTGGGCATTGTTGGCAGCTACAATACTATCCATTCTCCTCTCATGGGGCCATAACTTCATGGGCTTCACCAACTTCTTCCTCGATTACATCCCAATGTATGCGAAGTTCCGAACGGTGGCAAGTATCCTTGTTATCGCTGAGTTCACCATCCCTCTCTTGGCTGCTCTGACCTTAAAGCGCCTTGTTGAGGAGCCAGAACTCTTAGGACAGAAGATGAAGTATGCTTATATCAGCCTCGCTTTGACAGCGGGTGTGGCAGTCTTAGTGGCTGTATTCCCAGACATGATGGGTCCGTTTGTCAACGATCAGGAACGCCAGATGATTAATAGCATTCAGGGCATGGACGGCAATACGGCTGGAACAATCCTCGCTAATATCTCCGCTATGCGTGCTGCAATGGTCAGCTCTGATGCTTGGCGTTCGGTTATCGTTATCCTCATCGGCTTCGCTCTACTCTTTGTTTACAAGATGAAGAAGTTGCGTGCCGACTATATGGTGGCTGGTCTTTTGGTACTTTGCCTTGTTGATATGTGGCAGGTGGACAAGCGTTACCTCAATGACGAGATGTTCGTACCAAAGAGTGAGCGTGATATGCCACAGCAACCAACGGCAGCCGACCTTGAGATTAATAAGGACAAGAGCCTCGACTATCGTGTATTGAACTTTGCTTCAAACACTTTCAACGAGAACGAGACTTCTTACTTCCATAAGAGTATTGGTGGTTATCACCCTGCTAAGCTCCGTCGTTATCAGGAGATGATCGATGCTTACATCGCTCCAGAAATGCAGAAGACGATGCAGGCGATTGCTGCTGCAGGTGGTAATATGCAGGCTGTGGATGGTGCTAAGACCTTCCCAGTGCTGAACATGCTTAACACGAAGTACTTTATCCTTCCACTGCAGGGTGGCACAACGGCACCAATACAGAACCCTTACGCACAGGGTAACGGCTGGTTTGTTAATAAACTCACCTATGTCAACGATGCCAACGCAGAGTATGCAGAGGTGGGTAAGATTGACGTGCGCCATGAAGCCGTAGCCGACAAGAAGTTTGAAGCTGCTTTGGGTCAGGCAAAGGCGAACGACTCAACAGCAACTGTGAAGCTCGACAAGTATGAGCCTAACAACCTGCAATACACCGTTAACTCAAAGAATGGTGGTGTGGTAGTCTTCTCTGAGGTCTACTATCCGGGTTGGACAGCCACTATCGATGGTCAGCCAGCAGAGCTTGGACGTGTGAACTACATCCTCCGTGCCGTAAGCGTGAAGCCGGGTAAGCACACGGTAGTACTCGACTTCCACCCAACAAGTATCTCTACTACTGAGACTATTGCTTACATCTCTATCGTTATCCTCCTCTTGGCGATTGCAGGAGCAGGGTATATGGAGTGGAAGAAGAAGTAG
- the nhaA gene encoding Na+/H+ antiporter NhaA yields MRQRVEEKLNQYLILPIKLFMGREKSGGIVLLFSVALAMVLANTNLATSYYHFFEQEVGFIINGEPYLNYSLHHWINDGLMAMFFFVVGLELKREFIGGELADIRNTILPIGAAIGGMIVPAVIFLSLNIGTAEAKGWGIPMATDIAFALGVIYLLGDKVPASAKLFLTTLAIVDDLGAVLVIAFFYTSELSIVSLLFGFAFLAVMFIGNRLGIKSLFFYAVLGIGGVWVTFLLSGIHATIAAVLAAFMIPADAKINESVYLKRIKRLTRRFEKEEANEVRTLEEGQVDVLTHIQHDTTIAIPLLQQLEHKMAPIVTFLIMPIFAIANAGISFTDLSLSDIFSTHVALGVTLGLFLGKPIGIVSAIFLMVKMRWATLPSAITPRTLLGLGMLASIGFTMSMFISTLAFTDELLMTQAKLGIFLASILGGIGGYVLLNKKSK; encoded by the coding sequence ATGAGACAACGAGTTGAAGAGAAACTGAATCAATATTTGATACTACCGATAAAGCTGTTTATGGGTAGGGAGAAGTCGGGAGGTATCGTTCTGCTTTTCAGTGTAGCCTTGGCAATGGTGTTGGCAAACACCAACTTAGCAACAAGCTACTATCATTTCTTTGAGCAGGAGGTAGGCTTTATCATCAACGGAGAGCCTTATCTGAATTATAGTTTACACCACTGGATTAACGATGGACTGATGGCGATGTTCTTCTTTGTAGTAGGCTTAGAACTAAAAAGGGAATTCATCGGTGGCGAACTCGCTGACATCAGAAACACAATTCTGCCCATAGGTGCAGCAATAGGCGGTATGATCGTACCTGCCGTGATATTTCTAAGTCTTAATATAGGAACGGCAGAAGCAAAGGGATGGGGTATACCAATGGCAACAGACATCGCCTTTGCCTTAGGAGTGATCTATCTCTTAGGAGATAAAGTACCTGCCTCGGCAAAGCTTTTCCTGACAACACTTGCCATAGTAGACGACCTTGGGGCCGTTCTCGTTATCGCCTTCTTCTATACCTCCGAACTCTCTATCGTGAGTTTGCTCTTTGGCTTCGCCTTCCTTGCCGTGATGTTTATAGGCAACAGACTCGGTATCAAGAGCCTATTCTTCTATGCCGTACTTGGTATCGGTGGTGTATGGGTAACCTTCTTGCTATCAGGAATCCACGCAACAATCGCAGCCGTACTCGCCGCCTTCATGATTCCAGCCGATGCAAAGATTAACGAGTCAGTCTATCTCAAGCGTATTAAGAGACTGACAAGACGTTTTGAGAAAGAGGAAGCAAACGAGGTTAGAACCTTGGAAGAGGGGCAGGTTGACGTGCTGACACATATACAGCATGACACTACTATTGCAATCCCCTTGTTGCAACAGCTTGAACATAAGATGGCACCTATCGTTACCTTCTTAATTATGCCTATCTTTGCGATTGCCAATGCAGGTATCAGTTTCACGGATTTAAGTCTATCTGACATCTTCTCTACCCACGTAGCACTCGGTGTGACACTCGGCTTGTTCTTAGGAAAACCAATTGGCATTGTCAGTGCAATCTTTTTAATGGTAAAAATGCGTTGGGCAACACTTCCAAGTGCCATCACTCCTCGCACACTGCTGGGCTTAGGTATGCTTGCCTCCATCGGCTTCACAATGTCGATGTTCATCTCTACCCTCGCTTTCACCGATGAGCTATTAATGACACAAGCAAAGTTGGGTATCTTCCTCGCCTCCATCTTAGGTGGAATAGGTGGGTATGTACTGCTGAATAAGAAAAGTAAGTAA
- the ettA gene encoding energy-dependent translational throttle protein EttA, with protein MATVDDKKIIFSMVGVSKIIPQNQKQILKNIYLSFFYGAKIGIIGLNGAGKSTLMKIIAGLVEPTQGEVVWSPGYSVGYLPQDPPLDEAKTVKENVMEGVQHIYDALKEYDDINVKFGLEEYYSDADKMDKLMQRQAELQDIIDATDAWNIDSRLERAMDALRCPKGDLPVTNLSGGERRRVALCRLLLQKPDVLLLDEPTNHLDAESIDWLEQHLQQYEGTVIAVTHDRYFLDDVSEWILELDRGEGIPWKGNYSSWLDQKTKRMEQEEKSASKRRKTLERELEWVRMAPKARQAKGKARLNSYEQMLNEEQKQREEKLEIFIPNGPRLGNKVIEAQHVKKAFGEKVLFNDLNFMLPPNGIVGVIGPNGAGKTTLFRLIMGLEQADGGTFEVGETVKLAYVDQQHKDIDPNKTVYDVVSQGNETIRMGGRDINSRAYLSRFNFSGTDQSKLCSVLSGGERNRLQLAMALKQEGNVLLLDEPTNDIDVNTLRALEEGLEAFAGCAVVISHDRWFLDRICTHILAFEGNGEVVYFEGGFSDYEINKARRLGNEEIKKGRYRKLMEE; from the coding sequence ATGGCAACAGTAGACGACAAGAAGATTATCTTCTCAATGGTGGGTGTATCGAAGATTATCCCACAGAACCAGAAACAGATTCTGAAGAACATTTACCTCTCGTTCTTCTATGGTGCAAAGATAGGTATTATTGGTCTCAACGGCGCAGGTAAGTCTACGCTGATGAAGATTATCGCTGGTCTTGTGGAACCAACACAGGGCGAAGTGGTATGGAGTCCGGGCTACTCTGTGGGTTATCTCCCACAGGATCCACCACTCGATGAGGCGAAGACCGTGAAGGAGAATGTTATGGAGGGTGTGCAGCATATCTATGATGCACTGAAGGAATATGACGATATCAACGTAAAGTTCGGCTTAGAGGAGTATTACTCTGATGCTGACAAGATGGATAAGTTGATGCAGCGTCAGGCTGAGTTGCAGGATATCATTGATGCAACAGACGCTTGGAACATTGATTCACGCTTGGAGCGTGCGATGGATGCATTGCGTTGTCCTAAGGGTGATTTGCCAGTGACCAACCTCTCTGGAGGTGAGCGTCGTCGTGTTGCACTCTGCCGTCTGCTCCTTCAGAAGCCAGACGTATTGTTGCTCGATGAGCCTACCAACCACCTTGACGCTGAGAGTATCGACTGGTTGGAGCAGCACTTGCAGCAGTATGAGGGTACGGTCATCGCTGTTACCCACGACCGTTACTTCTTGGACGATGTGAGCGAGTGGATTCTTGAACTCGACCGTGGTGAGGGTATTCCATGGAAGGGCAACTACTCTTCATGGCTCGATCAGAAGACAAAGCGCATGGAGCAGGAAGAGAAGTCGGCTTCTAAGCGTCGCAAGACATTGGAGCGTGAGTTGGAGTGGGTACGTATGGCACCGAAGGCTCGTCAGGCAAAGGGTAAGGCTCGTCTGAACTCTTACGAGCAGATGCTCAACGAGGAGCAGAAGCAGCGTGAGGAGAAGCTCGAAATCTTTATTCCTAACGGTCCACGTTTGGGTAATAAGGTTATCGAAGCGCAGCACGTAAAGAAGGCTTTCGGCGAGAAGGTACTCTTCAACGACCTCAACTTCATGTTGCCTCCTAACGGCATCGTAGGTGTTATCGGTCCTAACGGAGCAGGTAAGACAACGCTCTTCCGCCTTATCATGGGCTTGGAGCAGGCAGATGGCGGTACGTTCGAGGTGGGTGAGACCGTTAAGCTCGCTTACGTTGACCAGCAGCATAAGGATATCGACCCTAATAAGACAGTATATGATGTAGTGTCACAGGGCAACGAGACGATTCGTATGGGTGGACGTGACATCAACTCACGTGCTTATCTCTCACGTTTCAACTTCTCAGGTACCGACCAGAGTAAGCTCTGTTCAGTACTCTCTGGTGGTGAGCGTAACCGTCTTCAGTTGGCTATGGCATTAAAGCAGGAAGGCAACGTCCTCCTCCTCGATGAGCCTACCAACGATATCGACGTAAACACACTCCGTGCATTGGAGGAAGGTCTTGAGGCATTCGCAGGTTGTGCGGTTGTCATCAGCCACGACCGTTGGTTCCTCGATCGTATCTGTACCCACATCCTCGCCTTTGAGGGTAATGGTGAAGTTGTCTACTTCGAAGGTGGCTTCTCTGATTACGAAATCAATAAGGCACGCCGTCTTGGCAATGAGGAGATTAAGAAGGGTAGATATAGAAAGTTGATGGAGGAGTAA
- a CDS encoding nuclease-related domain-containing protein has translation MNIIYIIIFFTAVVILYLVRLIIRYNYAKLKGKHGERQVAKRLMRLPDGYTIFNDVYILENGKSSQIDHVVLSLHGIFVIETKNYRGWIYGNEKDQYWIKNMYGTKYQFYNPLLQNYSHVKGLQSLFGFPSQYFIPIVVFTNAAKIKGNYPNHNVINVSELISTIEAYQNVVFTEDVLATAINKLTYSSFETSETSSLHKAQVTANMTSWKKAIQRGQCPRCGGSLVYRVGRYGKFWGCSNYPKCHYTLKK, from the coding sequence ATGAATATAATATACATAATAATTTTCTTTACTGCGGTAGTCATTCTTTACCTTGTTCGCTTAATCATACGTTATAACTATGCAAAGCTTAAGGGTAAACATGGTGAAAGACAAGTAGCAAAAAGACTGATGCGCTTACCAGATGGATATACAATATTCAATGATGTATATATTTTGGAAAATGGTAAGAGTTCACAGATAGATCATGTTGTTTTATCTCTACATGGTATTTTTGTTATTGAAACAAAGAATTACAGAGGTTGGATTTATGGTAATGAAAAAGATCAATACTGGATTAAAAACATGTATGGAACAAAGTATCAGTTCTATAATCCTTTATTACAAAACTATAGTCATGTCAAAGGCTTACAATCTTTATTTGGCTTTCCTTCGCAATATTTCATTCCAATAGTTGTGTTTACAAATGCAGCCAAGATAAAGGGTAATTATCCTAATCATAATGTTATTAATGTAAGTGAACTTATTAGTACGATTGAAGCCTATCAGAATGTTGTATTTACAGAAGACGTTTTGGCAACAGCAATTAACAAACTCACCTATTCAAGTTTTGAAACAAGTGAGACATCGTCACTTCATAAAGCTCAGGTAACGGCTAACATGACATCATGGAAAAAGGCTATTCAGAGAGGGCAGTGTCCTCGTTGTGGTGGTTCTCTTGTTTACAGAGTGGGTAGATATGGTAAATTCTGGGGTTGTAGTAATTATCCAAAATGTCACTACACATTGAAAAAATGA
- a CDS encoding BACON domain-containing protein, whose translation MKKYISIFMLVAAAVLGTACSSNDNELPEYAAGLNVVKAQTAFNVVGGTNEVKMASEPAQAYAQDAWLTVTKKAETLMLTAATNTSPQSRNTLLVIKNQQGDSITLNVQQEGITFGLPAGEDIFTDDKAVQKTLIATANVPVTYVTTGDWITVEQNGNEVGVKVAENTTGKARVGWVIAKAVGLVDSLKVVQASLADFVGEYKQTAKMRNADRTLSERTSDVRIEAAAGTNKANFIVDNKYTWSVDFIPGKGFKMTNGKVVAKNEVQTGVYEYLISVVVADDFSKEHETAINGTQESIMLAIDDAGNLVFQEAQKLASEQTFSSYGWNRFSDSKPVMGAYRGIGEVYVQPRITRK comes from the coding sequence ATGAAGAAGTATATTTCAATATTCATGCTCGTTGCAGCTGCCGTTCTTGGAACGGCATGCAGCAGCAACGATAACGAACTGCCTGAATACGCTGCGGGATTGAACGTCGTAAAGGCGCAGACAGCGTTTAACGTAGTCGGTGGTACCAACGAGGTGAAGATGGCTTCTGAACCTGCTCAGGCTTATGCGCAGGACGCGTGGCTGACGGTTACGAAGAAGGCTGAGACACTTATGTTGACTGCTGCTACTAATACCAGCCCACAGTCACGTAACACGCTCCTCGTTATCAAAAACCAACAGGGCGACTCTATCACCCTTAACGTTCAGCAGGAGGGTATCACCTTCGGTTTGCCTGCTGGTGAGGACATCTTCACCGACGATAAGGCTGTACAGAAGACGCTGATTGCTACCGCTAACGTTCCTGTTACCTATGTCACTACGGGCGACTGGATTACCGTTGAGCAGAACGGCAACGAAGTTGGCGTAAAGGTGGCTGAGAACACAACGGGTAAGGCACGTGTTGGTTGGGTTATCGCTAAGGCGGTGGGCTTGGTTGACTCACTGAAGGTGGTTCAGGCTTCATTGGCTGACTTCGTTGGCGAATACAAGCAGACAGCAAAGATGCGTAACGCTGATCGTACATTGTCTGAGAGAACCTCTGATGTCCGCATCGAGGCTGCAGCTGGTACTAACAAGGCTAACTTCATCGTTGACAACAAGTACACATGGTCAGTAGACTTTATCCCCGGTAAGGGCTTCAAGATGACCAACGGTAAGGTGGTTGCGAAGAACGAGGTGCAGACAGGTGTTTACGAATACCTTATCTCTGTAGTCGTTGCCGACGACTTCAGTAAGGAGCACGAGACGGCTATCAATGGTACGCAGGAGAGCATTATGCTGGCGATTGATGATGCTGGCAACCTTGTCTTCCAAGAAGCACAGAAGCTTGCCTCTGAGCAAACCTTCTCTTCTTACGGCTGGAACCGCTTCTCTGACTCTAAACCAGTCATGGGTGCCTACCGTGGTATCGGTGAGGTCTACGTACAGCCAAGAATTACACGCAAGTAG
- a CDS encoding DUF4302 domain-containing protein, which yields MKKVYLLFMSIVLTLSLQSCLHDDKTTFDLPAAERIEKKVADYKALLESSEDGWVMQYYTGKNYSYGGYTLLLKFKNGHVTAMGDVKDVEAKATSGYDVVKDLGPTLSFNEYNAVIHPLAETWLGSPDGAQGDYEFSILRATNDSIFLKGRKWQNEMVLTRLPKGTNWEEYMLGLVTVMEGMNVETYDFVLGNDTLGQGTLTQEVRRLTVTLDDKKWEMPYCTTNTGIVLREPIVIGNKQYQHFTWNDADHSLTEGDLKIIQFLPKTHKSIDFWVGEWQLKTNLRKRIKLTLEMGSVANTLKGKLNINNVNYELLLTYDPATGRLELPGQPVTDPTYKYPAGILLIPASQKEGKLFGEGQGSLFFTWDDDMEQATAEDSGQITGHTVDSFFGVAYGEDLQPVTDADGNYVFAFTLPNIQYMKKIN from the coding sequence ATGAAAAAGGTATATTTGCTATTCATGTCTATCGTACTGACACTTTCTTTGCAATCGTGTCTGCATGACGATAAGACCACTTTCGACCTCCCTGCGGCTGAACGAATAGAGAAGAAGGTTGCTGACTATAAGGCACTTTTAGAGTCGTCAGAGGATGGTTGGGTAATGCAGTATTATACGGGAAAGAACTATAGCTACGGTGGTTACACACTGTTGTTGAAGTTCAAGAACGGTCATGTTACCGCTATGGGCGACGTGAAGGATGTTGAGGCAAAGGCTACTTCGGGCTACGATGTAGTGAAAGACTTGGGTCCTACCTTGTCGTTCAATGAGTATAACGCCGTGATTCACCCATTGGCTGAGACTTGGTTGGGTAGTCCTGACGGTGCGCAGGGCGACTATGAGTTCTCTATCCTCCGTGCTACTAACGATAGTATCTTCTTGAAAGGACGTAAGTGGCAGAATGAGATGGTGCTCACTCGTCTGCCAAAGGGTACTAACTGGGAAGAGTATATGCTCGGCCTTGTGACGGTAATGGAAGGTATGAATGTTGAGACCTACGACTTCGTCTTGGGTAATGACACCTTAGGACAGGGAACACTCACACAAGAGGTGAGACGCCTTACTGTTACCTTGGACGATAAGAAGTGGGAGATGCCTTATTGTACAACCAATACCGGTATTGTACTCCGTGAGCCTATCGTCATCGGTAACAAGCAGTATCAGCACTTCACATGGAATGATGCTGATCACTCGTTGACAGAAGGCGACCTTAAAATCATTCAGTTCTTGCCAAAGACTCATAAGAGTATCGACTTCTGGGTTGGCGAATGGCAGTTGAAGACGAACTTGCGTAAGCGCATCAAGCTTACCTTGGAGATGGGTTCTGTTGCCAACACACTGAAGGGTAAGTTGAATATTAATAATGTCAACTATGAGTTGCTCCTGACTTACGACCCAGCAACGGGACGTCTGGAACTCCCAGGACAGCCAGTGACCGACCCAACCTATAAGTATCCAGCAGGTATCTTGTTGATTCCAGCATCTCAGAAGGAGGGTAAACTCTTCGGTGAAGGTCAGGGTAGCTTGTTCTTCACATGGGATGATGACATGGAGCAAGCTACAGCTGAAGACAGTGGACAGATTACAGGTCACACCGTTGACTCCTTCTTCGGTGTAGCATACGGCGAAGACTTGCAGCCTGTTACCGATGCTGATGGCAACTACGTATTTGCCTTCACATTGCCGAATATCCAGTACATGAAGAAAATTAATTAA
- a CDS encoding putative zinc-binding metallopeptidase, translating to MKKYLYLVAIAIVSCGAILSSCSDDKISGDSIFSTKAVERNAFDQWLYKNYTMPYNIEFQYRLKTEETEQAYNFVPADSAKTVKLAILTKYMWFDAYAETVGLDFIKENAPRIILVTGTPGYTRYRTEVIGSAEGGYKVRLGKVNALTDDQLKDYGSMNNYYFHTMHHEFMHILNQKKPYDESYDNISRSDYVSGNWTSTPDKKAQSMGFVSAYSMENPAEDFAEAYSIYVTSTPEDWNTIMKNAGSKGGSIINRKLKMIREYMRNSWNVDIEVLRTAILRRGGKIGTLDLNTLN from the coding sequence ATGAAAAAGTATTTATATTTGGTTGCAATCGCTATCGTCAGCTGTGGCGCAATCTTGTCTTCATGTAGTGATGACAAGATAAGCGGTGACTCTATATTCTCTACAAAGGCTGTGGAGCGCAATGCCTTCGACCAGTGGTTGTATAAGAACTACACCATGCCTTATAATATAGAGTTCCAGTATCGTCTGAAGACAGAGGAGACCGAGCAGGCTTACAACTTCGTTCCTGCCGACTCTGCAAAGACGGTTAAGCTTGCTATCCTCACAAAGTATATGTGGTTTGATGCTTATGCAGAGACCGTCGGACTTGACTTCATCAAGGAGAATGCCCCACGTATCATCTTAGTGACAGGTACTCCGGGTTACACACGTTATCGTACGGAGGTAATCGGTAGTGCTGAGGGTGGCTATAAGGTAAGATTAGGTAAGGTAAATGCCCTTACCGATGACCAGCTGAAGGACTATGGCAGTATGAATAACTACTACTTCCACACGATGCACCATGAGTTCATGCACATTCTTAATCAGAAGAAACCTTACGATGAGTCGTATGATAATATCTCACGCTCTGACTACGTAAGTGGTAACTGGACTTCTACTCCAGACAAGAAGGCACAGAGCATGGGTTTCGTTTCGGCTTACTCTATGGAGAATCCTGCTGAGGACTTTGCTGAGGCTTATTCTATCTATGTGACCAGTACGCCAGAGGATTGGAACACAATCATGAAGAATGCAGGCAGCAAGGGCGGTAGCATTATCAACAGAAAGCTCAAGATGATTCGCGAATATATGCGTAACTCTTGGAATGTTGATATCGAAGTGTTGCGCACTGCAATCCTCAGAAGAGGTGGAAAGATTGGTACACTCGATTTGAACACGCTCAACTAA